GGCGCGCGCCCGACCGGCCGCGCGCCCGGCAGCGCGCTGTCGAGGATCGCCGTGCGCAGCACGTCGATCGCGCCGCTGCGCGGATAGGTGACCCGCCAGGCCAGCGCCACCCGCCGCGAAGGTTCGGGTTCGGAAAAAGGGCGCACCGCGATCAGTGGGTTCTGCGCGGTCAGCTCGTCGGCCGCCGAACTCGGCAGCACGGTGATCCCGAGCCCGGTGGCGACCATGTGGCGGATCGTCTCCAGCGAGCTGCCTTCGAGGGTGCGCTGCAGGCCGCCGACGTTGCGGCAGCTCGGACACACTTCGAGCACCTGTTCGCGGAAGCAGTTGCCGGCACCGAGCAGCAGCAGCTGGTCTTCGGCGAGGTGCCCGGGGTCGATGTGCGCTTCCCGCGTCCACGGGTGCTCGGCCGGCATCAGCACGCGGAACGGCTCATCGTACACTGGCTGCGCCACCACCCCGGCCTCGTCGAACGGCAGGCTGATGACGATGACGTCGAGCTCGCCGCGCTTGAGCGCCTCGGCGAGTTTCGCGGTGTAGTTTTCCTGGATGATCAGCGGCATTTTCGGCGCGAGCTGGTGCACCCGCGGAATCAGCCGCGGCAGCAGGTAGGGGCCGATGGTGTAGATCACGCCGACCCGCAGCGGCCCGGCCAGCGGGTCCTTGCCGGCGGCGGCGATCTCCTGGATCTGGCTCGCTTCCATCAGCACTTTTTCCGCCTGGACGACGATGCGCCGCCCGGTCTCGGTGATCTTGACTTCGGTGGCGCTGCGCTCGAAGAGCTGGATGCCGAGTTCGTCCTCCACCTTCTTGATCGCCACCGACAAGGTGGGCTGGGAGACGTGGCACTTTTCGGCGGCGCGCCCGAAATGGCGCTCGTGGGCGAGTGCGACGAGATAACGCAGGTCGGTAAGGGTCATGGCGGCGACACGCAGGAAGGATTATGGAACCATAGGCCGGCAGCTTCCGGATGTTACCCCGTCGCCCCGCGTCCTGCGCACCCGGATGCTCCCGCACCGAGCGGAGGCGGGCCTGAACCCGCCGCGAACGCCGCTGATCCGAAAGCCGGCGTCTTTCGGGAACAGGACGGCGGAACCCGCGTCCACCACTGCAGGTCGATTGCCAGCAGGCCGACTCTTTCCCCATTACTTTCGATGAATCCCGCTATGCGAAAAATTCTAGCCGTCAGTACCCTGGTCGCCGCTCTTGCGGTCGCGCTCCCGCAGGGCAGCCTTCTGTCGCCCGCCTTCGCCCAGGCTTCCGCGCCGGCGTCCTCGATGGTGGCGCCGAACCGCTTCGGACTGC
The window above is part of the Thauera aromatica K172 genome. Proteins encoded here:
- a CDS encoding hydrogen peroxide-inducible genes activator; this encodes MTLTDLRYLVALAHERHFGRAAEKCHVSQPTLSVAIKKVEDELGIQLFERSATEVKITETGRRIVVQAEKVLMEASQIQEIAAAGKDPLAGPLRVGVIYTIGPYLLPRLIPRVHQLAPKMPLIIQENYTAKLAEALKRGELDVIVISLPFDEAGVVAQPVYDEPFRVLMPAEHPWTREAHIDPGHLAEDQLLLLGAGNCFREQVLEVCPSCRNVGGLQRTLEGSSLETIRHMVATGLGITVLPSSAADELTAQNPLIAVRPFSEPEPSRRVALAWRVTYPRSGAIDVLRTAILDSALPGARPVGRAPGLEALVSA